A window from Candidatus Caldatribacterium sp. encodes these proteins:
- a CDS encoding aldo/keto reductase encodes MQVVELHGARVPVIGLGTWDLRGEEGYRAVLRALSLGYRHIDTAEFYDNEREVGRAIKDSQVPRDAIFLTTKVWYTHLRFQDLIRSCEESLRKLGTDYVDLYLIHWPNEAVPLEESLEAMEKLKKDGKVRFIGVSNFDVDLLDKARRIASSPILTDQVEYHPYLSQKPLLEYCQKNRVILTAYSPLARGRLSQDPLLVRIAAKYGKTVAQVVLRWLIEQDMVVAIPKAKDEKHQRENLEIFDFSLTEEEKEAIAHLDRGEKVATRL; translated from the coding sequence GTGCAGGTTGTAGAACTCCACGGAGCAAGGGTTCCAGTTATCGGGCTTGGTACCTGGGATCTCCGGGGTGAAGAGGGGTACCGGGCGGTTCTTCGTGCCCTATCTTTGGGTTACCGCCACATCGACACTGCTGAATTCTATGACAACGAAAGGGAAGTGGGAAGGGCCATTAAGGACTCCCAGGTCCCAAGGGATGCGATTTTCCTCACCACCAAAGTCTGGTACACACATTTACGTTTTCAGGACCTCATCCGCTCCTGTGAGGAGAGCCTACGGAAACTTGGAACTGACTACGTGGACCTTTACCTCATCCACTGGCCGAATGAGGCTGTTCCCCTTGAGGAAAGTCTTGAGGCCATGGAAAAGCTCAAAAAAGACGGAAAGGTTCGCTTCATCGGAGTGAGCAACTTCGACGTTGACCTCCTCGACAAAGCCCGACGCATAGCAAGTTCCCCAATTCTCACCGACCAGGTTGAGTACCATCCCTACCTTTCCCAGAAGCCCCTCCTTGAGTACTGCCAGAAAAACCGGGTGATTCTCACCGCCTACTCTCCCCTTGCCCGAGGCCGCCTGTCCCAGGACCCACTCCTTGTGCGCATCGCTGCAAAGTACGGGAAAACCGTTGCCCAGGTGGTCCTCCGCTGGCTCATCGAGCAGGACATGGTTGTTGCCATTCCCAAGGCAAAAGACGAAAAGCACCAGAGGGAGAACCTTGAAATCTTTGATTTCTCCCTCACCGAGGAGGAGAAGGAGGCCATTGCCCACCTTGACCGGGGAGAGAAAGTAGCCACAAGGCTCTGA